A single window of Nicotiana sylvestris chromosome 5, ASM39365v2, whole genome shotgun sequence DNA harbors:
- the LOC104235592 gene encoding uncharacterized protein: protein MYHIKGQPIANIKVVTQASWMVQKILTIEGPSPQIYLQQLGSLAKVEWKAIMFRNLARPKAVFSMWLIIQERMLTADRLSKWSMNVDTACVFCKCHSENHPHLFYECTVIKELWNDIFRWMQIQVQTRTWSQLVCWFVEKAKKKYVEGHLLRMILAETLYSIWVEGNHRIFEKTHRDRQSIVREIIYICNIRAVGILKDVLQHKFI, encoded by the coding sequence ATGTATCATATAAAGGGGCAGCCTATAGCTAACATCAAAGTGGTTACACAAGCAAGCTGGATGGTCCAAAAGATCTTGACTATTGAAGGACCAAGTCCACAGATATACTTGCAGCAATTGGGATCACTAGCAAAGGTTGAATGGAAAGCAATCATGTTCAGAAATTTAGCTAGACCCAAAGCAGTATTTTCTATGTGGCTGATCATACAGGAAAGAATGCTGACTGCTGACAGACTGAGCAAATGGAGCATGAATGTGGATACTGCATGTGTTTTCTGTAAGTGCCATTCAGAGAACCACCCCCATCTGTTCTATGAATGTACTGTCATCAAGGAACTATGGAATGATATATTCAGATGGATGCAAATACAAGTGCAAACAAGGACATGGAGTCAATTAGTATGCTGGTTTGTggaaaaagcaaagaaaaaatatGTTGAAGGGCACCTTTTGAGGATGATTCTAGCTGAAACATTGTACAGTATATGGGTTGAGGGAAATCATAGAATTTTTGAGAAGACTCATAGAGATAGACAAAGCATCGTTAGAGAAATAATATACATTTGTAACATCCGAGCTGTTGGTATACTCAAAGATGTTTTACAACACAAGTTCATATAG
- the LOC138891151 gene encoding auxin-responsive protein SAUR68-like, with translation MTMISVKKLIKMARRWQKFAAKQRKRISFPRNASDADTCSTSSSSIVEKGQFVVYIADQARFVIPLAYLENEVIRQLLNIHEEEFGLPSDGPITLPCDSDFMDYVISLVKKGVTAGDLHKALLLSISSCCYTSTSNLHQQSGNQQLLVY, from the exons ATGACGATGATAAGTGTTAAGAAACTCATCAAGATGGCCAGGAGATGGCAAAAGTTCGCGGCCAAGCAAAGGAAGAGAATTTCATTTCCAAGAAATGCCAGTGATGCAGACACTTGTAGTACATCCTCATCTTCTATAGTTGAGAAAGGCCAATTTGTAGTATATATAGCTGATCAAGCTCGCTTCGTCATTCCATTAGCTTATCTTGAAAATGAGGTCATTAGGCAACTTTTAAAC ATTCATGAAGAAGAGTTCGGGCTACCAAGTGACGGTCCTATTACATTACCCTGTGATTCAGACTTCATGGACTACGTCATTTCACTAGTCAAGAAAGGCGTAACTGCTGGAGATCTTCACAAAGCATTGCTCCTATCGATTTCTTCATGTTGCTATACTTCAACTTCTAATTTGCACCAACAAAGTGGAAACCAACAACTTCTTGTTTATTGA
- the LOC104235590 gene encoding auxin-responsive protein SAUR68-like: MARRWQKFVAMQRKRISFPRNVSDEDSCSTSSSSIVEKGHFVVYTIDQRRFVIPLAYLENEVVRQLLNMSEEEFGLPSGGPIKLPCDSAFMDYIISLIKKGVAAGDLHKALLLSITSCFCSAYSLHQESGYQQLLVC, encoded by the coding sequence ATGGCTAGGAGGTGGCAGAAGTTTGTGGCCATGCAGCGAAAAAGGATTTCATTTCCAAGAAATGTTAGTGATGAAGATAGTTGTAGTACATCTTCATCCTCTATAGTTGAAAAAGGGCATTTTGTAGTTTATACAATCGATCAAAGGCGATTTGTCATTCCCTTGGCATACCTTGAAAATGAGGTCGTTAGGCAGCTCTTAAACATGTCTGAAGAAGAGTTTGGGCTACCGAGTGGCGGCCCTATTAAATTACCCTGTGATTCAGCGTTCATGGATTACATCATTTCACTAATCAAGAAAGGTGTGGCCGCTGGAGATCTTCACAAAGCATTGCTTCTCTCAATTACTTCATGTTTCTGTTCAGCTTATTCTTTGCACCAAGAAAGTGGATATCAGCAACTTCTTGTTTGTTGA